In one Pseudodesulfovibrio tunisiensis genomic region, the following are encoded:
- a CDS encoding ferredoxin: protein MNDKTNEHLREIGLDLGECHACQACAELNPEIFEWDETLDRPVVKKSHVTEEEVREAMSCCPKDCILFVDE, encoded by the coding sequence ATGAACGACAAGACCAACGAACACCTTCGCGAAATAGGCCTGGACCTTGGGGAATGCCACGCCTGTCAGGCATGCGCGGAACTGAATCCCGAAATTTTCGAATGGGATGAAACCCTGGACAGGCCTGTTGTCAAAAAAAGCCACGTCACCGAAGAGGAAGTCCGGGAAGCCATGAGCTGCTGCCCCAAGGACTGCATCCTGTTCGTGGATGAGTAG
- a CDS encoding phosphotransferase family protein, which yields MQKDANMVEAVHDFLGHKGWLQLEGPEQVTFLAAGEYNENYLIVTEELYGESRHVLRINHGSQLGLDDQIAYEFAVLQALVRSGVTPRPYFCDPEPDDERLGNGVLLMEYLDGRPLDYARDTDVAAGILAAVHAQPVDARLLTQRNPVRDIVRESEGLISRYPDHPMQREQKRLLDYRDSILSLAEETDSLFADEPLVMVNTEVNSHNFIIAENGRGWLVDWEKAVISSRYQDLGHFLVETTTRWKRDHAYSREEKRAFVAEYLERGKLDISLDEAVFKTSVLERTILLRALSWCFMAWHEYSHGGRALENLDTFDRIRTYLDEMECFFTHSD from the coding sequence ATGCAGAAGGATGCGAACATGGTCGAGGCTGTGCACGATTTTCTCGGGCACAAGGGGTGGCTGCAATTGGAGGGCCCGGAGCAGGTTACGTTTCTGGCTGCGGGCGAATACAATGAAAACTATCTGATCGTTACCGAGGAACTCTATGGAGAGTCGCGCCATGTACTGCGCATCAATCACGGCAGCCAGCTGGGTCTTGATGATCAGATCGCCTACGAATTCGCCGTGCTTCAGGCTCTTGTCCGGTCCGGCGTGACGCCCAGACCGTATTTCTGCGACCCCGAGCCGGATGACGAGCGTCTTGGGAACGGCGTGCTGCTCATGGAATACCTTGACGGTCGCCCGCTGGATTATGCTCGGGATACGGACGTTGCTGCAGGAATTCTTGCGGCGGTGCATGCTCAGCCCGTGGACGCGCGGCTTTTGACCCAGAGGAATCCTGTCCGGGATATTGTTCGGGAAAGCGAAGGATTGATTTCCCGCTACCCGGATCATCCCATGCAGCGGGAGCAGAAACGGTTGCTTGACTATCGGGACAGTATTCTCTCCCTGGCCGAGGAGACGGATTCCCTGTTTGCGGACGAGCCGCTGGTCATGGTGAATACGGAAGTGAATTCCCACAACTTCATCATTGCGGAGAATGGACGGGGATGGCTCGTGGATTGGGAAAAGGCCGTGATATCGTCCCGGTATCAGGATTTGGGCCATTTTCTGGTGGAGACCACGACCCGCTGGAAAAGGGATCATGCCTATTCCCGGGAGGAAAAGCGGGCTTTTGTCGCCGAATATCTGGAACGCGGAAAACTGGACATTTCGCTGGACGAGGCCGTGTTCAAGACTTCGGTGCTGGAGCGGACCATTCTGCTTCGGGCCCTGTCCTGGTGTTTCATGGCCTGGCACGAGTATTCCCATGGTGGGCGTGCCTTGGAAAACCTGGATACCTTTGACAGGATCAGGACGTATCTGGACGAAATGGAATGTTTTTTCACGCACTCGGATTGA